Proteins from a genomic interval of Rosa chinensis cultivar Old Blush chromosome 2, RchiOBHm-V2, whole genome shotgun sequence:
- the LOC112189083 gene encoding protein STRICTOSIDINE SYNTHASE-LIKE 5 has translation MPESNNHNSPSPSTQASRRSSSSSSWPLNFLLFSILVPVAAALVILYQLDPFDPAPLPLHELSHRVTAAPAHNAHMLKGSEFIGAGALVAPEDVAYDSKSGLIYTGCADGWVKRVTLNESAADSVVENWVNTGGRPLGLAHGHNGQLLVADTEKGLLSISEDGEVELLTDEAEGVKFKLTDAVDVAKDGMIYFTDASYKYSLKDFIWDVLEGKPHGRLLSYDPTIKETKVLVPDLYFGNGVAVSPDQNFVIFCETVMRRCKKYYLQGKKKGNVENFIDNLPGTPDNIRYDGEGHYWIAFSTEITDSWNLALRFPFIRKWLAIMEKYTTGRPHMEKNSGVMAVNLEGEPIAHYFDPGLSLISSGIKIGNYLYCGSIIYPYIIRFDLERHPAHATT, from the exons ATGCCCGAGTCAAACAACCATAACTCACCTTCCCCTTCAACTCAAGCTAGTAGaagatcatcatcatcttcatcatggcCTTTGAACTTTCTCCTCTTCTCAATACTGGTTCCGGTGGCGGCAGCTCTGGTAATCCTCTACCAGCTCGACCCGTTCGACCCGGCTCCTCTGCCTCTTCACGAGTTGAGCCACCGAGTCACCGCTGCCCCAGCGCATAATGCTCACATGCTCAAAGGGTCGGAGTTTATAGGTGCTGGGGCTTTAGTGGCGCCGGAAGACGTTGCTTATGATTCAAAGTCGGGACTCATTTACACGGGCTGCGCGGACGGGTGGGTGAAGCGAGTCACATTGAACGAGTCGGCTGCTGACTCGGTGGTTGAGAACTGGGTTAACACCGGCGGGAGACCACTCGGACTCGCTCACGGTCATAACGGTCAGCTTTTGGTGGCGGACACAGAAAAG GGATTACTGAGTATAAGTGAGGATGGAGAAGTGGAGCTGTTGACTGATGAGGCTGAGGGTGTGAAATTCAAGCTAACAGATGCTGTGGATGTAGCAAAAGATGGCATGATTTACTTCACAGATGCTTCATATAAGTACAGCTTGAAAGACTTTATCTGGGACGTTTTGGAGGGCAAACCGCATGGAAGATTACTCAGCTACGATCCAACTATCAAAGAGACCAAAGTGCTAGTCCCCGACCTCTACTTTGGCAATGGAGTTGCAGTCTCTCCGGATCAGAATTTTGTGATCTTCTGTGAAACTGTCAT GAGAAGATGTAAAAAGTACTACCTGCAAGGCAAGAAGAAAGGAAACGTAGAGAACTTCATTGACAACTTGCCGGGCACCCCTGATAATATTCGATATGATGGGGAAGGCCATTACTGGATTGCATTTTCTACG GAGATTACAGATTCTTGGAATTTAGCACTTAGGTTCCCTTTTATTCGAAAATGGCTGGCAATCATGGAGAAGTATACAACAGGAAGACCCCATATGGAGAAAAATTCTGGTGTAATGGCTGTTAATTTGGAAGGGGAACCTATTGCCCACTACTTTGATCCAGGGTTATCACTCATTTCAAGTGGGATCAAGATTGGAAATTACCTATACTGCGGTTCAATTATCTATCCATACATTATCCGCTTCGATCTGGAACGGCATCCTGCACACGCCACTACATGA